Proteins encoded by one window of Arachis hypogaea cultivar Tifrunner chromosome 1, arahy.Tifrunner.gnm2.J5K5, whole genome shotgun sequence:
- the LOC112799325 gene encoding probable inactive receptor kinase At5g67200 encodes MHYLHSHLLLLILVLTADASPSTEVNTMLPSDAVSLLSFKSKADLDNKLLYALNERYDYCEWQGVKCAQGRVVRFVVQGFSLRGTFAADTLARLDQLRVLSLRNNSLSGTIPDLSPLKNLKSLFLDRNRFSGTFPLSVLTLHRLVTLSLAHNELAGPIPVRLNSLDRLISLRLDSNYFNGTLPALNLSFLETLDVSNNNLTGPVPVTPTLAKFDAPSFSGNNDLCGEIIHKPCDRHSRFFGGGGSSAATSSGAPLGQSEQGIVVVHSPIKERKHKSSGLVLGISVAAAVLVGAGLAAVAVARKKNRNKQGGMLGEKFETEKTTALEVETGRNNPAQLVRERENENDVLSTMKVKRIEEIERAHKSGKLIFCYGEAQPYTLEQLMRASAELLGRGSVGTTYKAVLDSRLILTVKRMDAGKTAAMSGEVFERHMEMVGALRHPNLVPVRAYFQSKGERLVIYDYQPNGSLFNLVHGSRSARAKPLHWTSCLKIAEDVVHGLAYVHQASSLIHGNLKSSNVLLGPDFEACITDYGLSFLADSSVAEDADSTAYKAPEVRQSSRRASSKSDVYSFGVLLLELLTGKHPSQHPVLVPTDLQDWVRAMRDDDDSEDNRLEMLTEVASICSATSPEQRPAMWQVLKMIQEIKESAT; translated from the exons ATGCATTACCTCCACTCACACTTGCTCCTTCTCATTTTGGTGTTAACCGCCGATGCCAGTCCCTCAACGGAAGTAAACACAATGCTACCATCCGACGCCGTTTCACTGCTCTCCTTCAAGTCAAAAGCAGACCTCGACAACAAGCTTCTATACGCCTTAAACGAGCGCTACGACTACTGCGAGTGGCAAGGAGTGAAGTGCGCACAAGGCAGAGTGGTTCGCTTCGTCGTCCAAGGCTTCTCTCTCAGGGGCACCTTCGCCGCCGACACACTCGCCCGCCTCGACCAGCTCCGCGTCCTCAGCCTCCGTAACAACTCACTCTCCGGCACCATCCCTGACCTCTCCCCTCTTAAAAACCTCAAGTCCCTCTTCCTCGACCGTAACCGCTTTTCCGGAACGTTCCCGCTCTCGGTTCTCACGCTTCATCGGTTAGTTACTCTCTCACTCGCTCATAACGAGCTTGCCGGTCCGATTCCGGTTCGGCTCAACTCGCTCGACCGGTTAATCTCCCTCCGGCTGGATTCTAACTACTTTAACGGCACTCTCCCTGCGCTGAATTTGTCGTTTCTTGAAACGCTTGATGTTTCGAATAACAACCTTACCGGTCCCGTGCCTGTTACGCCCACGCTCGCGAAGTTCGATGCGCCGTCGTTTTCAGGAAACAATGACCTCTGCGGAGAGATTATCCACAAGCCATGCGATCGGCATTCTAGATTCTTCGGTGGCGGTGGCTCTTCTGCTGCCACGTCATCCGGCGCGCCGCTAGGGCAGAGCGAGCAGGGGATCGTGGTGGTTCATTCCCCGATCAAGGAAAGGAAGCACAAGAGCAGTGGATTGGTTCTCGGAATCTCCGTCGCGGCCGCGGTTCTCGTTGGCGCAGGGCTTGCGGCGGTTGCGGTGGCgaggaagaagaatagaaacaagcaAGGGGGAATGCTCGGGGAAAAATTCGAGACGGAGAAAACGACGGCGTTGGAGGTTGAAACCGGAAGAAATAACCCTGCGCAGTTGGTGAGGGAAAGGGAAAACGAAAACGACGTCCTTTCAACGATGAAGGTGAAGAGGATAGAGGAGATAGAGAGGGCGCATAAGAGTGGGAAGTTGATATTCTGCTACGGTGAGGCGCAGCCGTACACGCTGGAGCAGCTGATGAGGGCGTCGGCGGAGCTTCTTGGGAGGGGGAGCGTGGGGACCACTTACAAGGCGGTTCTTGATTCGCGGCTGATCCTGACAGTTAAGAGAATGGACGCCGGGAAGACGGCAGCGATGAGCGGAGAGGTGTTTGAGAGGCACATGGAGATGGTTGGTGCTCTTCGGCACCCGAATTTGGTTCCGGTGAGGGCTTATTTTCAGTCCAAGGGCGAGAGGCTTGTCATCTATGATTATCAGCCAAATGGAAGCCTTTTCAATCTTGTTCATG GCTCAAGATCAGCAAGGGCAAAGCCCCTCCATTGGACATCATGCTTGAAAATAGCAGAAGATGTAGTTCATGGACTTGCTTATGTACATCAAGCTTCATCCTTAATTCATGGCAACCTAAAATCCTCGAATGTCCTTCTTGGACCAGACTTTGAAGCGTGCATTACAGACTACGGTTTGTCCTTTCTGGCAGATTCTTCGGTCGCTGAAGATGCCGATTCCACAGCCTATAAAGCACCAGAAGTCCGCCAGTCTAGCCGCAGGGCATCTTCCAAGTCTGATGTGTATTCTTTCGGCGTGCTTCTGCTGGAGCTTTTGACCGGTAAACACCCCTCTCAACACCCTGTGCTTGTGCCAACGGATTTGCAAGACTGGGTTAGAGCAATGAGGGATGACGATGATAGCGAAGACAACCGGCTCGAAATGCTCACAGAGGTTGCCAGTATTTGCAGTGCTACCTCGCCAGAGCAGAGACCCGCAATGTGGCAAGTCTTGAAGATGATACAGGAAATAAAGGAGAGCGCAACATGA